The Solanum lycopersicum chromosome 2, SLM_r2.1 DNA window GCTTACAACAGTTCCACTGTGTTCTATGTTCAAGTCCCTGTTCCAGGGAACTCTTCGCCGGAGATTTCAAGTTTTTTAACTGAAAATGTCGCCAGAAAATCAAGAAAGTTGGTTTCTTTATCTACTTCAGCTAAACGTTCATCCTCTGCGATATATGCTGTAAAAGAAGAAACCCCACTTGTAAAGCCGAACACCCGGTTGATAATTTCCCGGAAAAATCCAAACATGGTGGGTTTTTCATATGATTCAGAGGCTTATCAACctagaagaaggaaaaagaagaagtcTTTGGTGAAAGGGGACAGAATCAATGTGTTTTCAATGAGAATGAAGGAGTTTTTTGGTTCTAAAGCATCCAATTCTTCTTGTAAGTTTCGATTTTTCATGACTTGGATTTCTTCCATTGAATCTTTTGGTGAAAGGGAACTGTTTGCTGTGGAGAGTCTGTTTAAGGCACACCCAAATGGCTGTTTGGTCATTATGTCTACTTCAATGGATTCTCCAAGAGGAATGCAAGTTTTAAACCCTTTCTTGGAGAAAGGATTAAGGGCAACTGCAATATCACCTGATTTTATGTACTTGTTTAAAAATACTATTGCTCAAGCCTGGATTGATAACTTAATGAAGGGTAATATAGACCCAGGGGAAGTTTCTTTAGGTCAGAATCTCTCAAATTTGTTAAGACTTGGTTTACTGTATAAGTTTGGTGGGATTTATTTAGATACTGATGTTATAGTGTTGAAGAGTTTTGGGAAGCTAAGGAATGTTATTGGGGCTCAAACTATTGATGTTGAAACAAGAAATTGGAGTAGGTTAAATAATGCTGTAATGATTTTTGACAAGAGGCATCCTTTGTTGTACAAGTTTATTGAAGAATTTGCACTTACATTTGATGGGAACAAATGGGGTCATAATGGTCCTTATTTGGTTTCAAGGGTTGTGTCAAGGGTAAGTGGAAGAGATGGATACAATTTCACTGTTTTGCCCCCAATGGCTTTTTATCCAGTTGATTGGAATAGGATTGGTAGTCTATTTCTTGGGCCGAGGAACGAGACTCAGTCGAAATGGTTGCTCTTGAAACTCCAGCAAATTCAGAGTGGAAGTTTGGCAGTGCATCTTTGGAACAAGCAAAGTAGAGAACTTGAGGTTGAAGAAGGAAGCATAATTCAACATATAATGTCAGATTGTTGTGTTTTCTGCAATTCTTACTCATCAAAGTTGTAAGTATACACCACGTAAAATCAGCGTCAGCGTGTTTTATTCTTCATTAATTGTTGTAGGATAATGGACCACCTAAGCTCATTACATAGGTTGTCTTGAAGAAATTAGGTGGTACAGAAATAATGCAGGATCCATGTATTCTACTTCATTGTCGATGTGATTGAACAAATTATACAAAGATAGAAAAGCAGAATTATTGCTAAGTTCCCATTGACTGAAATGCTATTGGCCCCATGATTTGATTGGATAaatatcttgattttttttgctTGGGTTTGGCAAAGACTTCAGTTTTCTTTAATATCAAAGTTACAACAGTAGTTGGGAGGGCGGCTATCAGCTGGTGAGTTGATTCAGGACCACTATATGTAATGTGATGCTGTTAGCTTATCCGCTGTATAAACAGTTGAGCTATTACTGATCAGCTCGTGCCCTCACTTTAATCATGGTCCAAAATTCGTTCACATTGTTGTTCATGAAATCATGCTAGCTCGAGGGAAGCAAGTGAAATGTTCCCCTCTAAATCTGTAGGAGACAGGGTGCTACCTGTATGATAATAGGTCAGTAAGAAAGTTTCTGCTGGAATTATTCTAAGAATTATTCATAAACTACCGTACTAACACTGATAATTCATAATTCTATCTGGTTAGTTCCATGTGAATGTAATTTGTGCAGAAAAGTCATGGAGATGTTGTGATCCAACCACCTTCAGTGAAATCTCCTTACCTTGTGCACAAATGTTTTGTTGACCTGAAACAGGATTAACATGAAGAATACTTGGAAATTTCTTTCATCAGTCATCAGTCCTCATATCTGttaattaaagtaaaatgaCAACCAGACATTTTGACTCTGCGCTCCTTCACCGCTCCTCAATCTGTTAATTTTTGTGGCACTGATTACAAGCTTTCATTATCTACATTACTTCTTATAACTGAATTTTTATCCTGTGATGATCTTCATATTGTCCTTTCTAGACTAGAATAATGTCATTAAACTGAGATTCTCTGAAGAGGCTAGGAGAATTATTCTCTGTGATTTATGTTTCCAGCACGGTAGGCTTGGTGCTTCTTGACACTTCAATTATTGTCTTCTTATTTATTCTCCCTTTTGGTGGGGGAGGTGGTGATTCTCTACTCTCTGCTTTCAACACAAAAAAGAATGTAAATACTATCAACTAATATTTTATCTAGCGGTCAATGGCTACATAAACTTCCCTAAGCGTGCTGAATTTGAGATTGAAAGCAGTGTTTGTTAAGTTTCTTAGGAAATGCATATGCTGCACATGGTTGCTGCCTTTTGAGTAGATGCTACGCCACACTTGGGCCAATcaacttttgtttttttaccCGGTTATCACTCACTTTCTCCAGTTACATTGCTGATCAAATTGGTGTAATTGGAGTAACAAAATCTAGATATTTACCGACTTACAGGACCAAAAAAGGTAATTAATGTTTTGCTGGTGGAACTTTGATGACCAgtccttttctttgttttctgcACTATGTAGTGCATGTGGTCCTTTAAGAGATTTCACTATCAGGTCTATCTGTTTAGTGTACTCCCAACTCAATTCACCAGAATGCTCAAAATAATTGCTAGTATCATTCTCCAAATACCTTAGAAAAGGATGAACATTATAGAGGACTCACCAAAATGTTTGACTCTCTATTTAGCATTTAATAA harbors:
- the LOC101265092 gene encoding uncharacterized protein At4g19900 — its product is MKKETFLNFQEKTMDGVIKRRSLYAIGSCFLLFLLAYNSSTVFYVQVPVPGNSSPEISSFLTENVARKSRKLVSLSTSAKRSSSAIYAVKEETPLVKPNTRLIISRKNPNMVGFSYDSEAYQPRRRKKKKSLVKGDRINVFSMRMKEFFGSKASNSSCKFRFFMTWISSIESFGERELFAVESLFKAHPNGCLVIMSTSMDSPRGMQVLNPFLEKGLRATAISPDFMYLFKNTIAQAWIDNLMKGNIDPGEVSLGQNLSNLLRLGLLYKFGGIYLDTDVIVLKSFGKLRNVIGAQTIDVETRNWSRLNNAVMIFDKRHPLLYKFIEEFALTFDGNKWGHNGPYLVSRVVSRVSGRDGYNFTVLPPMAFYPVDWNRIGSLFLGPRNETQSKWLLLKLQQIQSGSLAVHLWNKQSRELEVEEGSIIQHIMSDCCVFCNSYSSKL